A region of Dermabacter vaginalis DNA encodes the following proteins:
- a CDS encoding LacI family DNA-binding transcriptional regulator, translating to MRAVAREAGVSASTVSRYLRGELRLNSETERRVEAALKTTGHVRHRNKLRSVALVLPELSNPYFSHLAQVFVEAAQSRSLRTQIAVSNGSREREQEILDWVLASPDVDSAVYVSMSGDQKVLGGVPAHFPLVLLDESLEVAERLQASYVGADHYGGAYQATQYLVSAGHSRIAHLAGPQNLRSARERLSGYSEALQDRGIEFDEQLVLSGPYSEAFGAASLPRLMRIKNRPTAVFTASDIAAIGLISAGQHSGVRIPEDLSLIGFDGIPTGAWTSPRLATVVQPYSELAHMALDQIERQWRGEDTQPFNLPMTVAWGESVMPLQSGVV from the coding sequence ATGAGGGCTGTCGCGCGCGAGGCAGGCGTTTCAGCATCAACAGTGTCGCGCTACCTGCGTGGCGAGCTGCGTCTCAACTCCGAAACAGAGCGCCGCGTCGAAGCGGCACTCAAGACCACGGGGCACGTGCGACACCGCAATAAGCTGCGTTCCGTAGCCCTCGTTCTTCCCGAACTCTCAAACCCCTACTTTTCGCACCTCGCACAGGTTTTTGTGGAGGCTGCCCAGTCGCGCTCACTTCGAACACAAATCGCCGTTTCAAACGGTTCACGCGAGCGCGAGCAAGAAATTCTGGACTGGGTACTTGCTTCGCCCGATGTTGACTCTGCCGTGTACGTTTCGATGTCTGGAGATCAGAAGGTGTTAGGGGGTGTTCCAGCCCACTTCCCCCTCGTCCTTCTCGATGAAAGCCTCGAAGTAGCCGAGCGTCTCCAGGCTTCATATGTAGGAGCAGATCACTACGGGGGCGCCTACCAAGCAACCCAGTACCTCGTAAGTGCAGGCCACAGTCGGATTGCACATCTTGCAGGCCCACAAAACTTACGCTCGGCGCGCGAACGCCTAAGCGGCTATAGTGAAGCGCTTCAAGACCGAGGGATTGAATTTGACGAACAGCTAGTTCTGTCGGGGCCTTATTCTGAGGCGTTTGGGGCGGCTAGCTTGCCGCGCCTCATGCGGATAAAAAATCGACCAACCGCAGTGTTTACCGCAAGCGACATCGCAGCCATTGGACTAATCTCGGCCGGTCAACACAGTGGAGTTCGGATCCCAGAAGATTTGTCTCTTATCGGCTTTGACGGCATCCCCACGGGCGCTTGGACATCTCCACGGCTCGCCACCGTTGTACAGCCGTATAGCGAGCTCGCGCATATGGCCCTAGATCAGATTGAACGCCAGTGGCGAGGGGAGGACACCCAGCCCTTCAACCTACCAATGACCGTAGCTTGGGGCGAGTCTGTCATGCCACTCCAGAGCGGTGTTGTATGA
- a CDS encoding glutamine amidotransferase has translation MRDVAQQVKGDEMAKVLLAGESWISAVVDHKGYDAFPHTQVHIGCAKLLEVLKEYGHDVTHMRSHDVAEFFPRTIEELNEFDVVLLSDIGSNTMLLPPEVFEQGLPSPNRLHLLREWVNKGGGLMMAGGYLSFQGFQGMANYAGTAVEDVLPVNISRWDDRIETPQGVSGQLEQAAEGHPVTDGLDAEWPILLGYQKLAAKDDAKVLATVEGDPLLAVREVGKGRTLAFASDISPHWAPEPFMNWVGYGRLFSQAIEWLAHN, from the coding sequence TTGCGCGATGTTGCGCAACAAGTCAAGGGAGATGAAATGGCGAAGGTTCTACTTGCTGGAGAATCGTGGATCAGCGCAGTGGTCGACCACAAGGGATACGACGCGTTTCCGCACACTCAGGTGCATATTGGTTGCGCCAAATTGCTCGAAGTCCTCAAAGAGTACGGGCACGACGTCACGCATATGCGATCTCACGACGTGGCCGAGTTTTTCCCCCGCACCATCGAAGAACTCAATGAATTTGACGTTGTTCTGCTCTCAGACATCGGCTCGAATACCATGCTTCTTCCACCCGAAGTCTTTGAACAGGGCCTGCCCAGCCCAAACAGGCTTCATCTCCTTCGCGAATGGGTTAACAAAGGCGGAGGCCTCATGATGGCTGGTGGCTACCTGTCGTTCCAGGGCTTCCAGGGGATGGCAAATTACGCGGGAACGGCTGTCGAAGATGTACTCCCCGTCAACATTTCCCGCTGGGATGACCGGATCGAAACCCCTCAGGGTGTTTCAGGTCAACTTGAACAGGCTGCTGAAGGCCATCCTGTCACCGATGGGCTCGATGCGGAATGGCCGATCCTGCTTGGCTATCAAAAGCTCGCGGCAAAGGACGACGCTAAGGTGCTAGCCACCGTTGAAGGAGATCCGCTTCTCGCCGTACGCGAGGTAGGAAAGGGGCGAACGCTAGCCTTCGCCTCCGACATTTCGCCACACTGGGCACCCGAACCGTTCATGAACTGGGTTGGATACGGTCGCCTCTTCTCTCAAGCCATTGAATGGCTTGCCCACAATTAA
- a CDS encoding DMT family transporter, whose product MPSSTLSPDTSLHTRPPARTTAAAGLFAFLTVLAGMLGPVQSAVNGRLGTDVGDGHLAAIISFGGGLILMFLIVLPVPKLRRAFFALPGQLVRRELPWPNFFAGLCGAVIVLSEGISVGALGVATFQTSLISGMVISGVMCDRLGIGVEFKQALSFFRILGAVLAIVATLLVVSPNFEVPHMIALAILPFAGGLLAGWQPAGNSNIARLADSMLVSITWNFVIGFTALTLAFLIRVAMGSGEFVAPSAWWMYLGGPLGLASIALMALLVRKLGLLVLALCSTAGQLIGSILIDSLLPGMGTVHTMTLIGAAVALVASGVALIPSRRIRDDDSSADINSSLDGKALA is encoded by the coding sequence ATGCCTTCTTCTACCCTATCCCCGGATACATCTCTACATACCCGTCCGCCAGCTCGAACCACGGCGGCTGCCGGACTCTTCGCATTCCTCACCGTTCTAGCTGGAATGCTTGGGCCAGTTCAGTCGGCAGTCAATGGGCGCCTCGGTACTGATGTTGGCGATGGGCACCTCGCCGCGATCATCTCATTCGGCGGTGGTCTCATACTGATGTTCCTCATTGTGTTGCCTGTCCCGAAACTGCGCCGAGCGTTCTTTGCCCTACCTGGGCAGTTGGTCCGCCGAGAGCTGCCGTGGCCTAACTTCTTTGCAGGTCTCTGTGGTGCGGTCATCGTGCTTTCCGAGGGGATAAGTGTCGGAGCACTGGGAGTTGCAACATTCCAGACGTCACTCATTTCCGGCATGGTCATTTCCGGTGTGATGTGCGACCGTCTTGGCATTGGCGTCGAATTCAAGCAGGCCTTGAGCTTCTTTAGAATTCTTGGAGCCGTGCTCGCAATCGTCGCCACTCTCCTCGTTGTCTCCCCCAACTTCGAGGTGCCTCACATGATCGCGCTTGCGATTCTCCCGTTCGCGGGTGGCCTTCTTGCCGGCTGGCAGCCTGCAGGTAACTCCAATATCGCTCGTCTTGCTGATTCGATGCTCGTTTCCATTACATGGAACTTCGTCATCGGCTTCACGGCGCTTACTCTTGCATTCCTTATTCGCGTTGCCATGGGAAGCGGCGAGTTCGTCGCCCCTAGCGCATGGTGGATGTACCTGGGTGGACCGCTTGGTCTGGCATCCATCGCTCTGATGGCGCTTCTTGTGCGCAAGCTCGGGCTTCTCGTACTGGCGCTGTGCTCAACCGCCGGACAGCTCATTGGCTCAATCCTCATCGACAGCTTGCTCCCCGGAATGGGGACGGTCCACACGATGACGCTCATTGGTGCTGCTGTGGCTCTGGTGGCCTCGGGTGTTGCGCTCATTCCCTCCCGCCGAATTCGTGACGATGATTCATCTGCTGACATCAACAGCTCACTGGACGGAAAGGCGCTGGCATGA